The DNA sequence AAGCCTTAGCGTTGCTAATTTTCGCCAGAAGGTGTCGTAGCCTTGCGATCGAGAAATTAGCGCAAATCTTGAGGGCTGACACAGTTGCGGCTGTTGTTTTTCTTTAGTTTGAATTGCTAAAGCAAAGCCTAATCCTAAAGCAATGTCTTGAAAATCGTTGTAGCTCATAACGATAGCACTACAGTCCTTAGACAAGATATTGTTAGCAACACGATCGGGCGTAAACGGCTTGAGAAACACTAAGTTAGACACCACGAAAACGCAGCTTAAACCACCGATAAAATACAGCAGCAATGGTTTTTCATACTTAGAAGGCTGCAACTTCCAAAAGCTTGCTCCGATCAATGCACAAACTGCTGGATAGTAGATGAAATTGTATCGGGGCACTTGAGTAATGTCTTTGCCAAGAATGTAGACGATCGCCACAAATTCAAGAATGACGGCAATGACAAAACTTGCAAGCACTAATGTTTGCCAATGCGTTTGTGGATCGTTCCACAGGAGCTTTAGTCCTTTTACAATGCACCAAACAATCCAGCCTGCCAACAACAGCATTGCGGTCGCGCATAGCACAATCATCCAAACTGGCTGATGCTCCACCGGAAACGCTACCACCATGACAAGCCAACCTGCAACAAACTGATATAGCGGAACTAGAAAGCTCCACCATGCAGCAGTAGAGGTTTCTAGCCAATCTGTTTCAGGACGACTGATATGACTGATAAAAGTTGGGAGCCAGGGAAAGCAGATTGCAACCATTCCCAAGCCTGCAAGGACGATCGCACCCCAAGTCTGCCACCAGAACGTTAAGGGTTGCCTCGATTTCAATCGAATTTGCAGCACCAACAGCGCGAAAAACTGAGCGACGATCGCTAATACTAAAAAATAATGGACGTAAAAGCCAACACCATTTACAACGCTCCAACCCATCCAGATTTTAGAAGAGTGCTTCTGTTGAAGCAAATCTTGTTGAATCCGAATCAATCCAGTGAGTGCCACGATTACAAACAATATCGGAATGGTATAGTGACGCGCTTCTTGAGAGAGATAGATCGCAAACGGTGATACCGCCATGACCAGAGCCGCGATCGTTCCCGCGCTTGGAGAAAACGCCACTCGATTCAGCCCATATGAGAGCGCGATCGCAGCAACTCCCGCAACTGCACTTAGTGATCGCGCTCGCCATACCCAATCGCCCGGAACCCATTGCAGCCATTGATGCAGCCAGCAAAAAAATAGCGGCGGATGAACCGACTGTACCGAAACTGTTTGAGCAATGTTCGCGCAGGTTGTAGGATTCAGTTGAAAAAACTGATCTAACACCGCAACGGTAAAAAACTGCTCTACTGGCACTTCAAGATAATTCCGCCCCATGCTAAAGATTGCGGTAATCACCTCATCCATCCAGAGCGGTTTTGCGTCAAGATTCCAAAACCGCAGAACCGCACCAATTAGTAGCGCCGTGATTAAGCCAAGCCAATGAGCCAAGAGAACCTCGATCGAGACTTCAGCCCGAACTTTACACTAGATCAAGAAATTTGAGGACACCTTGCATGGGATTGACCCGCAGGATCGGAATTACGGGCGGAATCGGGATGGGTAAAACCACAGTTTCAAATTATCTCGCTGCTGCACATCGTTTACCGATTCTAGATGCAGATTTGATTGCGCGGGATGCAGTCGCACCGGGATCGCCGATTCTGGCTCAAATCATTGATCGCTATGGCGCTCATCTCCTCCGAATCGATGGTACGCTCGATCGAGCAAAACTAGGCACGATCGTCTTCTCTAATCCCACTGAACGCATTTGGCTAGAGCAGCAGATCCATCCGTATGTGAGGCAAATGCTTGAAGCCGAGTGCGATCGTCTTGCTCAAACTCACCCAACGATCGTGCTTGTGATTCCGCTCCTGTTTGAAGCCAATATGACCGATTTAGTGAGTGAGATTTGGGTGATTTGTTGCTCGGAGTCGCAGCAAATTCAACGACTGATGCAGCGTGAAAAGTTGAGCCTAGAGCAAGCCCAAGCGCGAATTCAAAGCCAAATGCCGATCAAGCAAAAGCGAGATCGGGCAAACGTCATTCTTGATAATTCCACAACGCCTGAAGCCCTAATGCGCCAGGTCGATCGGGCTTTATCGCCAACAAGTTGACAACCGACCATCATCGACCGCTAGACTGTTCAAGACTGAATCGGAAAAATTTCTTATGGCAGCCACCTTACAACAAATTGCAGGTTATCTCGACCTTAAAGCGTGGAAATATCGCATTGACGAGGAAGGCAGCCGGATTCTGACCGGAGTGTACGGTGAGAATTTAGAAGATTTTTTGATTGTGATCCAACTCGATGAAGAAGGCGAATTCTTCGAGATGTTCGCACCACGGGTGTTGTCAGGAGTCAAAGACCATCCGCATAAAGCGGCAATTCTACAAACAATGCTGGCAATTTCTTGGGAAACCAAGATGTTGCAGTGGGAATACGATCCCTCAGACGGCGAGATTCGTGCAATCATCGAGTTTCCGCTAGAAGATTCTACTTTGACCGAGCGCCAGTTCAACCGATGCTTACATAGCCTCGTAGAGTTAGTGGATGAACTCGCTTTACCGCGCTTGAAGGCAGTGATGGAAACCGGCGAAGATCCTGGCGATCTTGAAGAAGGCGAACGCTTGTTACTAGCGCTACAGGAAGAAGCACCAGGACTACTGACCGTTCTAGAGCGAGCAATGGAAGCACGAAAGCGACGGGGGCGACGCTTGCCCTCAGAAGGAAAAGACGAATCCTGAAGTCAGGATCAGGAAACGTGGTATAACAATTAAGGTTTCTTAATAAGAAAACACAATACTTTAATAATCTGAAATCGGGTTGCCGTCGCTTGGAGCCTGATTTTCGTGCGGCAAATGTTTGATCGAGCATTTGTCTCAACGATTGTGTTTTTTACAGTCCTTTCCGGAGAGAAAGATCGTTCATGACAGCATCGCTCACGCCCGATTATTCGACTCTGACGAGTCCCGAAACAAAACTTCGATTGAAAGACATTATCAAGACGCTACCGCGTGAGTGCTTTCAAAAAAATATGCAAAAAGCCTGGACAACCTTAATCGTCAATGTTTTGATGGTGGGCTTAGGCTACTGGAGTATTCAGGCTTCTCCCTGGTTTCTCCTGCCGTTTGCCTGGATTTTTACCGGAACGGCACTCACTGGCTTTTTTGTAATCGCGCATGACTGTGGACATCGATCGTTTGCCAACCGTAAATGGGTAAACGATCTCATTGGTCACATTTTTATGGCTCCGTTGATCTACCCGTTCCATTGCTGGCGGATTTCACACAACCAACACCACAATCACACCAACAAAATGGATGTGGATAATGCGTGGCAACCGTGGCGACCGGAAGTGTATGACAGTCTCGACCCGATTACAAGAATCGCTTACAAAACGACTCGCGGACGGCTCTGGTGGTTAGCATCGGTTCTGCACTGGGCGATCGTTCACTTTAACCTAGCGAACTACAAGCCGAAAGATCACGGCAAAGTGAAATTGTCGATCGCGGTTGTCGTTGCGTTTGCGGCGATCGCTTTTCCTGCTTTGTTTCTAACGGTTGGTGCGTGGGGTTTTGTTAAGTTCTGGCTGATGCCCTGGTTGGTTTATCACTTCTGGATGAGTACCTTTACGCTGGTTCACCACACCCTACCGGACATTCAATTCAAAGAGCCAGAAGAATGGGATGCCGCCCAAGCGCAATTGTTCGGCACCGTGCATTGTGACTATCCCAAGTGGATTGAATTCCTCTGCCACGATATCAATGTCCACATTCCGCATCACCTTTGTACAGCGATTCCGTCCTACAATCTGCGGCTGGCTCATCATAGCTTGACCCAAATTTGGGGGACTCAGCTAAGGCAGTACAAGTTCTCCTGGGGTTTGATGAAAGAGATCACCGATCGCTGTCATCTGTACCACCCAGAGTACGCTTACCAATCGTTCCGCTCCTACAAAAAGTAGCAGTCAGGAAGAGAATTAAATGCAGAACTCCGATCAAACGATCGGAGTTTTTTGTTAACAGGCTTTTTGTTAACAGCCAGTTCTATAAGCCGCACTAATATCCACCGCAGGATGCCGGCAGTTCGATCGAGGGATAGAGGAAACATTCAACCCCACGGGAGGCACGATCGCGCGGCGGCAAATTGTATTCTATGAGCATAAGTTAACAGCCTATACGGAAGCTAAATATGTCAAGTCGGGGAGCCAAAAAGCTCCCCTTATTATTTGGATGCTTTAAAGAAAACAGAAATTCTATTGAGAATTACAAAATTCATAATATTGAAATCTTAATAGTGAAAAATATCAGGTTCCGTGAATATTCAGGTTTAATATTTAAGCTTGTGTAAAATAATGCAGATAGTGCTAGAGAATTCCACAGGATTCTGTTAGAAATACTGAGCTGTTCTACAGCAATGACGATTCTGCGAAGTGACAAGGTTACGGGGGCATCGACCAATTTCTCTCCGTTCTACTGAAAGGTCTCCTCGTATGACAACTGATCCGCATGGTTCCCAGAATTTTCCTGAGCCGCATTCCACCCCGGCAGCGCCTACAAACGCGAAGCTGCCCCAGTTTATGATCGTGCGAAATCATTCCTCGCAACGCCGTGTTTCAGCGCGGCGATCGTCTTTAGCTCGATTAAGCATCGGCATTACCAGTAGCTGGCTTGTCGGTAATATTGCGCTCCCGGCTTATGCTGCTACTTTCATCAACAATTCAGGCATTCAATTTGAACAAGACACAACCCTCGAGTCTAACTTTGTCGAATCTCACGGGGCGTATCAATCCACCTTCGGCGTAATTAACCTGGACACAAAAGAGAAAACGCCGTTGCTAACTGAAACCCAGCCCTCTGACGGGTCTGAAACAATCTTCAAGCCTTCCTCTTTCCGCAGCCACCTTGGAACGGCTACCGACTTCAAGGGCACGCCTGGCAATGCAGTTCCGAAGCCCGTGGCGCAGTACAAATTTAGAGCAAACCAGCGATACGTGCTGTATCTAGAATCTACTTACAAAGGTCGTCCGACTGGCGTAGTTTACTCAAACAATGTCCTGAATCCTAATCGCGAGCAGCAGGTGCAATTTGCTGGGGGAGTGAATGATTTGTGTACGAGTGGAATCACGATCGGCTGGGACGATACTGGCTCAAGGCTGGTGCGAAACCGCCAGCAGGAAGACCGGGATTTTGATGACTTTGTGGTGCAGATGAAGAATACAACCTGCGGAATTGGCAGCGATCAGATCACGCCGCAGCCAGAGCCACCGCCATCCGTGGTTGCTGAGTTACCGCCTGCTCCTTCTTCGGGAGGAGTCAGCCCGCTCTGGGCAACACCGCTCTTGCTGCTTCCCCTTGTTTTTGGTTCCGATCGAGGTGGGTCTAACCCAGACACTCCATCAGGCTGCTCAGGCGGAAATTGTAAGCCTATCCCAGAACCGCTGACGATTTTGGGATCAGGAAGCGCGATCTCAATGGCAGCATTGATGGAGCGACGCAGAAAACGCAAGCGTAAGTAGGAATACTGGCGCGGCGCATTGCGCCGCGCCAGTTGCTTAAGATTCAGGCGGATAGTTGTTTTGCCACCATTGCACCCATTCAACCCAAGCTTGTTCGAGTTCTGGTTCAGAACTCGTCGTTGAAGTGGAGTTTATGGGCGTTGACATTCTCACCCAAAGGCAGCGCAAATCTCGCAGCGGAACCTGTCCTAGAAACCAAGGCAGCGCCCGGCGAGCTAGCACATCGAAACGATTCTGGGCGTTGCGGAGCTGGCCATTTGTGATGGTTGTTTCTCGCGTTGCTGGAATGCAGCCCGTGATGAAAAATTGCTTCGATCTCTGATAAACTGCGTGCGTCCCAACGCTGGATTGAGTGGGCGTAAGCGGAATGCGCTCCATCTCAACCGTACTGTCTTTAACAATATCCGAGACTGAGGAGTAGTTGCGAAGATAGCGCATTTCGATATTGATCGGCTGACCGTTGCGGAGATAGAGGTAATGCCGTCCTGAAACGGTCAAATCATCCACGCTGGTCGCGAGAGAAGGCGTGTAGAGCTTTTGTTGCCCGAGCGGGCTAGCTTGCACGAATTGCCAGCGAGACAGAGGAATAGAAGTGGGAAATGTGTAGCTCGGTGGCAGCGGTTTTTGTGCAGGGGTGAGCACCAACTTGAGCAACACCAAACCGCTGCTTACGAGCGCTGCGCTTAACCAAAAATTACGAGTTTTCACCCAGTTCAAGCTTGCACCTCCTCTTCTTCTTCTGCCCGATCGACTTGCTCTAACAGCACGTAGCACAGTAAGCCAAACAGCGAAACAGAAATCAATGAAAAAATCAGCGATCCGGTTCCAAGATGCCAGTAGTCGAATGCGTCTCGATTGTTTTGCGCGACTAAGACTGCCATCAGCGCAACTCGAATGCTGTTAACCACAAAAGCGATCAGCACAGCCGCGATCGACACAATCAGCGATCGCATCCAGCCGATCGGAAACACCAGCACAAACAGAATACCGAGCGATAAGTGTTGCCAAATCAACTGAAGTCCAGAGCAGCCGGGATAAACTTCAACGCTCCCGGTCGGTAAATGCAGCAACACTCCTTCTTGAATGACGCGAAAGCCTGCATACCAGAGCAAACTACCGCTAAATTCTGCGGTGAGCGAAGAGATATCGAACTGCGACAGAATGGTGGTCGTGGGGATAGCCATTAAGCCCAGAGTCAAGAGTTCGCGCCAATAACAATTGAGCGTGAAGCCAGAAGCAAGTAGCGCGACGCTGATTCCAGACATTAGCGGCAGAAACCGCATAAATGAGTCGTACTCATTGACAGTGAGGCTTCTAAGTAATATCCAGGCAATGCAGGCAAGCCCGATCGCGCTAGCGATGGGAGTGCTCTTGAAGTTGAGTTCCTGCCGTCTGCGCCAAATCATAAACCAAGCGGCTGCCCAACAGACGATCGAAGCTTCCAAAAATTGCCCCTGATGACCGGTTCTCCAGATCAGTTGGAAATGGATGGTCGTCAGGGCGACTGCGATCGCTAGCAGTAAGTAACGGGTGTTGAAAAACCCTTTCATGGGGTACGACTTTATTAAAGACTGCAAAATCAAAAAAGCTAGGGCTTACGATACTTAGTCTTGCGGATGATTTCTAGTCGCTCAGGATAGATTGCCTAAGTAGAGGAATCGTTAAGGGAGAACTTTAAAGCAATGTGATACCCATTCAAACAACAAATGTGGCCGATCACCGATTCGTTGCAGTCGCGATCGTAGCGACGCAATTCATCGCGTCGCTGGATATAGAAGCACAATACCAACGAGAAAATTAGCTCCCCATCAGCCCGTATTTCTCATTCCTGCCGCAATTCCGTTGATGGTTAACAACGCGCCGCGTAGGAGTTCACCTTTGCTGTAGCGCGATCGCACCACCCCTGAAGCTGCCAGCGTTTTATGCTGCCGCAGGCGCTTCAACAGAGACACTTGCAAAAAGCCCAGAGGAACGATCGTGCCATTGCGTAACTGCACCGATCGCTGAAGCTCTGGATCGCCGTCTAATAAGCGATTGTGTCCGGTGATCGTCAGCACTAGCTCACGCGTGAGCAGATACTCGTTGCGAATCTGCTCGAACACGGGAGCAAAGCGCTCTCGATCTTCAGGCTGCGTCAGTTCATCAACATAGTGACCCGCAATTTGCAGATCGACTTTAGAAAGCGTCATTTCTACTCTGGAAATCGCCATCTTGAAAAAGGGCCATTTGTAGTAGAAGTGCCGTAGAAGCTGCATATGTTTTTCTGGAGCTTCATCAAGAAAGCCTTGCAGCGCTGTACCCACACCGTACCAGGAGGGCAGCAAAAACCGGCTTTGCGTCCAGCTAAACACCCAAGGAATCGCCCGCAGACTAGCGAGATCTTTCTTTCCACCCCGACGCGCTGGACGAGAGCTAATTTGAAGCTGACTAATTTCCTCGATCGGCGTGACTTGATGGAAGAAATCAATAAAGTCCGGTTGTTCGTAGATGAGCGCGCGGTAGTGAGCGCGCGATCGTGCCGCTAACTCTTCCATCACCTGCTGCCACGGCGCAATCTCATCAAACTTATTGTGTAACAGACTGCCCTGAATTACGGCGGTCGTTACC is a window from the Cyanobacteria bacterium FACHB-DQ100 genome containing:
- the crtA gene encoding cyanoexosortase A, with translation MKGFFNTRYLLLAIAVALTTIHFQLIWRTGHQGQFLEASIVCWAAAWFMIWRRRQELNFKSTPIASAIGLACIAWILLRSLTVNEYDSFMRFLPLMSGISVALLASGFTLNCYWRELLTLGLMAIPTTTILSQFDISSLTAEFSGSLLWYAGFRVIQEGVLLHLPTGSVEVYPGCSGLQLIWQHLSLGILFVLVFPIGWMRSLIVSIAAVLIAFVVNSIRVALMAVLVAQNNRDAFDYWHLGTGSLIFSLISVSLFGLLCYVLLEQVDRAEEEEEVQA
- a CDS encoding cyanoexosortase A system-associated protein — translated: MNWVKTRNFWLSAALVSSGLVLLKLVLTPAQKPLPPSYTFPTSIPLSRWQFVQASPLGQQKLYTPSLATSVDDLTVSGRHYLYLRNGQPINIEMRYLRNYSSVSDIVKDSTVEMERIPLTPTQSSVGTHAVYQRSKQFFITGCIPATRETTITNGQLRNAQNRFDVLARRALPWFLGQVPLRDLRCLWVRMSTPINSTSTTSSEPELEQAWVEWVQWWQNNYPPES
- a CDS encoding fatty acid desaturase; this translates as MTASLTPDYSTLTSPETKLRLKDIIKTLPRECFQKNMQKAWTTLIVNVLMVGLGYWSIQASPWFLLPFAWIFTGTALTGFFVIAHDCGHRSFANRKWVNDLIGHIFMAPLIYPFHCWRISHNQHHNHTNKMDVDNAWQPWRPEVYDSLDPITRIAYKTTRGRLWWLASVLHWAIVHFNLANYKPKDHGKVKLSIAVVVAFAAIAFPALFLTVGAWGFVKFWLMPWLVYHFWMSTFTLVHHTLPDIQFKEPEEWDAAQAQLFGTVHCDYPKWIEFLCHDINVHIPHHLCTAIPSYNLRLAHHSLTQIWGTQLRQYKFSWGLMKEITDRCHLYHPEYAYQSFRSYKK
- a CDS encoding glycosyltransferase family 39 protein codes for the protein MAHWLGLITALLIGAVLRFWNLDAKPLWMDEVITAIFSMGRNYLEVPVEQFFTVAVLDQFFQLNPTTCANIAQTVSVQSVHPPLFFCWLHQWLQWVPGDWVWRARSLSAVAGVAAIALSYGLNRVAFSPSAGTIAALVMAVSPFAIYLSQEARHYTIPILFVIVALTGLIRIQQDLLQQKHSSKIWMGWSVVNGVGFYVHYFLVLAIVAQFFALLVLQIRLKSRQPLTFWWQTWGAIVLAGLGMVAICFPWLPTFISHISRPETDWLETSTAAWWSFLVPLYQFVAGWLVMVVAFPVEHQPVWMIVLCATAMLLLAGWIVWCIVKGLKLLWNDPQTHWQTLVLASFVIAVILEFVAIVYILGKDITQVPRYNFIYYPAVCALIGASFWKLQPSKYEKPLLLYFIGGLSCVFVVSNLVFLKPFTPDRVANNILSKDCSAIVMSYNDFQDIALGLGFALAIQTKEKQQPQLCQPSRFALISRSQGYDTFWRKLATLRLEAPPIQKFWAIAPGLRMRDFPTQVTVQERGCDRNPNQQYRIGIPYVGYDCR
- a CDS encoding dephospho-CoA kinase encodes the protein MTRRIGITGGIGMGKTTVSNYLAAAHRLPILDADLIARDAVAPGSPILAQIIDRYGAHLLRIDGTLDRAKLGTIVFSNPTERIWLEQQIHPYVRQMLEAECDRLAQTHPTIVLVIPLLFEANMTDLVSEIWVICCSESQQIQRLMQREKLSLEQAQARIQSQMPIKQKRDRANVILDNSTTPEALMRQVDRALSPTS
- a CDS encoding PEP-CTERM sorting domain-containing protein yields the protein MTTDPHGSQNFPEPHSTPAAPTNAKLPQFMIVRNHSSQRRVSARRSSLARLSIGITSSWLVGNIALPAYAATFINNSGIQFEQDTTLESNFVESHGAYQSTFGVINLDTKEKTPLLTETQPSDGSETIFKPSSFRSHLGTATDFKGTPGNAVPKPVAQYKFRANQRYVLYLESTYKGRPTGVVYSNNVLNPNREQQVQFAGGVNDLCTSGITIGWDDTGSRLVRNRQQEDRDFDDFVVQMKNTTCGIGSDQITPQPEPPPSVVAELPPAPSSGGVSPLWATPLLLLPLVFGSDRGGSNPDTPSGCSGGNCKPIPEPLTILGSGSAISMAALMERRRKRKRK